The genomic segment TTGGTCTGATTGATGTCGATCAGCACCAACTCCGAGAACATCTCCTCCTGTATCAGAGAAAAGGCAATGGATGCCCCTACAAAGCCGCACCCGATCACGGCACATTTTTGTTTATTCACAAGGATTCCTCCCATCGTAAATTCATCAGTAGCATCGCCTTTAGTCTGTCCGGAAATACCTTTTTTATGCGGTCTGATAAAAAAGGTTCAGGAATTCAAAAAAGGGGCTTGATTCTGTCGAAAAAATGCGGTATAATGATACCATATGATGTATAAGGTGAATCTCATCTTATATCGAAAGGAGTTAAGGATATGAATTATTCTCATGAAGTTGAAACAATGTGCCCTGTAAAGCAAGGCGTTGCTCACGGCGCAGCCCCGATCCCGGAAGAAGCAAAGTGGGTGAAGGCAAAGGAAATCACTGATATTTCCGGTTTCACACACGGCATCGGCTGGTGCGCACCGCAGCAGGGTACCTGCAAGCTCACACTGAACGTTAAGGGCGGTGTGATCCAGGAAGCATTGGTTGAGACCATCGGATGTTCTGGTATGACCCATTCTGCTGCAATGGCTGCTGAAATCCTCCCCGGCAGAACCATTCTGGAAGCACTGAACACCGACCTGGTTTGCGACGCAATCAACACTGCAATGAGAGAGCTGTTCCTGCAGATCGTATACGGCAGATCCCAGAGTGCATTCTCTGAGGACGGTCTGGTAATCGGCGCAGGACTTGAGGATCTTGGCAAGGGTCTCCGTTCTCAGGTTGGTACCATGTACGGTACACTGGAAAAGGGCCCCCGTTACCTGGAGATGACTGACGGTTACGTAACCGGCATTGCTCTGAATGAGGATGACGAGATCATCGGCTACAAGTTCGTTAACTTCGGTAAGATGATGGACTTCATCAAGGCAGGCGATGACGCAAACACAGCATACGAAAAGGCACAGGGTCAGTACGGCCGTGTTGCAGACGCTGTAAAGATCATCGATCCCAGAAAGCAATAAGAGGAGGAAAACTACAATGGCTTTATTTGAATCTTATGAGAGAAGAGAAAAGCAGATTCTTGCTGTTCTCGCACAGTATGACATTCACTCCATCGAAGAGGCTGCTGAAATCACCAAGGCTAAGGGTCTTGACATTTACAAGCTGGTTGAGAGCATTCAGCCCATCTGCTTCGAGAATGCAAAGTGGGCTTACACTGTAGGCTGCGCAATCGCAATCAAGAAGGGCTGCACCAGAGCTGCTGACGCTGCTGCTGCAATCGGTGAAGGTCTGCAGGCATTCTGCATCCCCGGCTCCGTAGCTGACCAGCGTAAGGTTGGTCTGGGTCACGGCAACCTGGGCAAGATGCTGCTGGAGGAAGAGACCAAGTGCTTCTGCTTCCTGGCTGGTCACGAGTCCTTTGCCGCTGCTGAAGGCGCAATCGGTATTGCTGAAAAGGCAAACAAGGTTCGGAAGGAACCCCTGCGGGTTATCCTGAACGGCCTGGGCAAGGATGCTGCACAGATCATTGCAAGAATCAATGGCTTTACTTACGTTGAAACCGAAATGGATTACTACACCGGCAAGGTAAAGGAAGTATTCCGCAAGTGCTACTCCAAGAATGCTGACAACCCCCGTGCAAAGGTAAACTGCTACGGCGCAAACGATGTAACAGAGGGCGTTGCGATCATGTGGAAAGAGGGCGTTGACGTTTCCATTACCGGTAACTCCACCAACCCGACCCGGTTCCAGCATCCGGTTGCAGGTACCTACAAGAAGGAATGTGTTGAGCAGGG from the Ruminococcus champanellensis 18P13 = JCM 17042 genome contains:
- a CDS encoding iron-sulfur cluster assembly scaffold protein encodes the protein MNYSHEVETMCPVKQGVAHGAAPIPEEAKWVKAKEITDISGFTHGIGWCAPQQGTCKLTLNVKGGVIQEALVETIGCSGMTHSAAMAAEILPGRTILEALNTDLVCDAINTAMRELFLQIVYGRSQSAFSEDGLVIGAGLEDLGKGLRSQVGTMYGTLEKGPRYLEMTDGYVTGIALNEDDEIIGYKFVNFGKMMDFIKAGDDANTAYEKAQGQYGRVADAVKIIDPRKQ
- a CDS encoding GGGtGRT protein, producing the protein MALFESYERREKQILAVLAQYDIHSIEEAAEITKAKGLDIYKLVESIQPICFENAKWAYTVGCAIAIKKGCTRAADAAAAIGEGLQAFCIPGSVADQRKVGLGHGNLGKMLLEEETKCFCFLAGHESFAAAEGAIGIAEKANKVRKEPLRVILNGLGKDAAQIIARINGFTYVETEMDYYTGKVKEVFRKCYSKNADNPRAKVNCYGANDVTEGVAIMWKEGVDVSITGNSTNPTRFQHPVAGTYKKECVEQGKKYFSVASGGGTGRTLHPDNMAAGPASYGMTDTMGRMHSDAQFAGSSSVPAHVEMMGLIGMGNNPMVGATVACAVAVEEAMK